Proteins encoded by one window of Synechococcus sp. MVIR-18-1:
- the xseB gene encoding exodeoxyribonuclease VII small subunit, giving the protein MPRKKPEPSKTSEQDTWREDASQLSYEEALQALDVLLGQLQDDSIPLADLQKNHAHASIYLDRCDLLLSQVEQSVRQLDPNTMEERTLDTSNNE; this is encoded by the coding sequence ATGCCACGAAAAAAGCCCGAACCATCAAAGACATCTGAACAGGACACTTGGAGAGAAGATGCATCCCAGCTCAGCTATGAAGAGGCCTTACAGGCTCTCGATGTACTGCTTGGCCAATTGCAAGACGATTCCATTCCATTAGCGGATCTACAGAAAAATCATGCGCATGCGTCGATCTACCTCGATCGCTGTGACTTACTTCTCAGCCAGGTAGAGCAATCAGTACGCCAACTCGATCCGAATACGATGGAAGAACGCACGCTCGACACAAGCAACAATGAATAA
- a CDS encoding chlorophyll a/b-binding protein, translating to MARGSSPCRTHSEKEGPPLRCSSHPYKCIQRNSQEIATVCYDAGVTEFHMSDNAARFGFVNFAETWNGRLAMLGFVIGLGTELLTGQGILTQVGLG from the coding sequence ATGGCCAGAGGATCCAGCCCATGCCGAACCCACAGCGAAAAGGAAGGCCCGCCCTTGAGGTGCTCATCGCATCCCTATAAATGTATCCAAAGGAACAGTCAAGAGATCGCTACGGTTTGTTACGATGCAGGAGTAACGGAGTTTCACATGTCTGACAACGCAGCCCGCTTTGGATTCGTAAATTTTGCTGAAACCTGGAATGGCCGTCTTGCCATGCTTGGTTTCGTCATCGGACTTGGCACCGAGCTTCTCACCGGTCAAGGCATCCTGACTCAGGTTGGCCTCGGTTGA
- a CDS encoding DUF2834 domain-containing protein, with protein sequence MNKSLPWIYLLLAILGAILPWQANLEFMQMNPGGGFDLQTFIQDANINAASRSLNRDLVIAASAFSIWIVTEGRKLQIKGWWIALIVSFSISFACGGPLFLYLRERKLMAINSEQDTN encoded by the coding sequence ATGAATAAATCTCTCCCATGGATTTACCTCTTGCTTGCCATCCTTGGAGCCATCCTCCCTTGGCAAGCCAATCTCGAATTCATGCAAATGAATCCTGGTGGTGGATTTGATCTCCAAACTTTCATCCAAGATGCCAATATCAATGCAGCCTCCCGCTCTTTAAACAGAGATCTCGTGATTGCCGCATCAGCCTTCAGTATTTGGATCGTTACCGAAGGAAGAAAGCTACAGATCAAGGGTTGGTGGATCGCTTTAATCGTGAGCTTCAGCATTTCATTCGCATGTGGAGGCCCACTCTTCCTGTATTTGCGGGAACGCAAATTAATGGCAATCAATTCAGAACAAGATACAAATTGA
- a CDS encoding YihY/virulence factor BrkB family protein — protein sequence MATYKPLKRLVRSLWCACLRWAKCDCVDLSAAFAYYTLQSIFPILLISLSIASWFLGRQDALESKIVAYASGVLPPSAVVIVQNTLMQLVRQGFGAGLLGAGVLLLTAGNVYLTLQRGSERLWNGVIAPQQRNLPFKLQAVQFIRNRLEAFFVVILIGLLVVLDQLSANVRMIPADALSELSLTIPWLGTLLSHIPVLQFGRLMVPFFGFSLSALSLQFLLPSRRVPFRPLIPGSLLIGFALTVLNLAVSRSILSLGSRFQAYGVIGSVLVLTLWVWMVGVVIYFGQCWSVELAKASASHTRNPNKSIRA from the coding sequence ATGGCTACTTATAAACCACTGAAAAGGTTGGTTCGTAGCCTTTGGTGCGCCTGTTTGCGTTGGGCGAAGTGCGATTGTGTGGATCTGAGTGCTGCATTCGCTTACTACACGCTGCAGTCAATCTTCCCTATTTTGCTGATTTCGTTATCAATTGCCTCGTGGTTTCTTGGGCGGCAAGATGCCTTGGAGAGCAAGATTGTTGCGTATGCAAGTGGTGTCTTGCCGCCATCAGCAGTTGTGATTGTGCAAAACACGCTGATGCAGTTAGTCCGTCAGGGGTTTGGCGCTGGTTTGCTGGGTGCGGGTGTGTTGTTACTTACTGCAGGCAATGTATATCTGACATTGCAACGTGGATCGGAAAGACTTTGGAATGGTGTGATTGCACCCCAACAGCGAAACTTGCCCTTCAAGCTTCAAGCTGTTCAGTTTATTCGGAACAGGCTTGAAGCCTTTTTTGTTGTGATCTTGATAGGACTCTTGGTTGTCCTTGATCAGCTCAGTGCCAATGTCCGCATGATTCCTGCTGATGCTTTGTCCGAGTTGTCATTGACGATCCCTTGGCTTGGGACTCTCCTTTCTCATATCCCAGTCTTGCAATTTGGTCGGTTGATGGTTCCATTCTTTGGGTTTTCACTTTCAGCACTATCGCTTCAATTTTTGCTGCCTAGTCGTCGAGTCCCATTTAGGCCGCTCATCCCAGGTTCGTTATTGATTGGCTTTGCTCTTACTGTTCTTAATCTTGCGGTGAGTCGTAGCATCCTCTCCCTGGGGTCTCGCTTTCAGGCCTATGGAGTGATTGGCAGTGTTCTGGTTCTCACCTTGTGGGTTTGGATGGTGGGTGTTGTGATTTATTTTGGCCAATGTTGGAGCGTTGAGCTTGCGAAGGCCTCTGCCAGTCATACCAGGAATCCAAATAAATCCATCCGTGCCTGA
- the xseA gene encoding exodeoxyribonuclease VII large subunit, whose amino-acid sequence MSAESLPTYSVRELNNAIGMLLERGFAPRFVIQSTASRPQVKKGHLWLTLSDGDASITAVAWASKLKQLDFVPADGDGVTVIGRLNFWSARASLAVQVLDMRPSLTTVLRRFETVKAQLLEEGVIDPGRRRKLPAYPKRLAVLTSVPSSALADMLRTAQERWPLSELLVVPIPVQGEVAPVICGVLSRLAEQHHQLRLDAIVLARGGGSREDLMVFDDADVCRILASFPLPVVTGLGHEDDLTVADLVADHRAATPTAAMVTLMPSKESAQQTISQRRTRLSEYKRWRLEQASSRLKERHLQLHTLRPAVALQRRRNQWEQRQQLLLALSPQRWLHRGFAMLHTANGQPVQSIDDICLNEQVHIRLKDGVVQAITKTIQANESSNSQASL is encoded by the coding sequence TTGAGCGCTGAATCACTTCCTACCTACTCCGTCCGCGAACTCAACAACGCGATTGGAATGCTGTTGGAGCGGGGTTTTGCGCCTCGATTTGTGATCCAATCAACAGCATCGAGGCCTCAAGTCAAAAAGGGCCATCTCTGGCTCACCTTGAGTGATGGAGATGCCAGCATCACTGCCGTGGCCTGGGCTTCAAAGTTAAAACAGTTGGACTTTGTTCCTGCCGACGGCGACGGAGTCACCGTGATTGGCAGGCTCAATTTTTGGTCAGCACGAGCGAGCCTTGCTGTTCAGGTTCTCGATATGAGGCCCAGCTTGACCACCGTGTTGCGACGGTTTGAAACGGTCAAAGCACAGTTGCTCGAGGAGGGCGTCATTGATCCCGGCCGGCGTCGAAAATTGCCGGCTTACCCCAAACGATTAGCCGTCCTCACAAGCGTTCCAAGCTCAGCCCTCGCAGACATGCTGCGTACCGCACAAGAGCGATGGCCTTTGAGCGAGCTTCTTGTGGTTCCGATCCCCGTCCAAGGGGAGGTCGCGCCGGTCATTTGCGGGGTTCTAAGTCGCCTTGCGGAACAACATCATCAGCTCAGATTGGACGCGATCGTGCTCGCCCGCGGGGGAGGAAGCCGAGAAGATTTGATGGTCTTTGATGATGCGGACGTTTGCCGAATCTTGGCCAGCTTCCCACTGCCAGTTGTAACTGGGCTGGGCCATGAAGATGATCTCACCGTTGCTGATCTCGTGGCAGACCATCGAGCCGCAACGCCAACAGCCGCCATGGTCACACTGATGCCGAGCAAGGAGTCGGCACAACAAACCATCAGCCAAAGGCGCACACGCCTTAGCGAATACAAACGCTGGCGACTAGAGCAAGCCAGCTCACGACTAAAAGAACGACACCTGCAACTCCATACACTTCGGCCTGCTGTGGCCCTACAACGTCGACGCAATCAATGGGAACAGCGGCAGCAATTGTTGCTCGCTCTTTCACCCCAACGATGGCTCCATCGGGGCTTTGCGATGCTCCATACAGCAAACGGACAACCCGTTCAAAGCATTGATGACATCTGCCTCAATGAACAGGTACACATTCGCCTCAAGGATGGTGTGGTTCAAGCCATCACCAAAACCATTCAAGCGAATGAAAGTTCTAACTCACAAGCATCTCTCTAA